The proteins below come from a single Bombyx mori chromosome 19, ASM3026992v2 genomic window:
- the LOC100301505 gene encoding carboxypeptidase B-like precursor (The RefSeq protein has 1 substitution compared to this genomic sequence) produces MSWISLVLSFLGLWSNVRCDVNKYENYTLIRLFPETTSQLENITRFEDVDNQVEILKQSRGINDSLDLIVPPNKLDYVQSYAQNTNLTYEIKRRNYGRSFESPERVPRRRLLRGLNVFEYNSHAAIQDYLDTVAKRHPDLVRLQVLGTSYQGRVMRLVKISTNPSAGNPIIFIDAGIHAREWVAPAMALYVIHRLINDPEAKNDLNGVDWYILPVVNPDGYEYTRNSRNNRLWRKTRSKHANCYGVDGNRNYGFKWAVSGVSYNPCNKETYAGPEPFSEPETQIVRNIMMENAKRMKLYVSIHSYGQYLVYPWGYTGDFLPKEWKKLDSLARAVSDAIQRVGGQPFKVMSAGKWYPAAGGSDDFAFGAVGVPYSYTMELTDGYEFVYPEPLLRKVLPQFYEGFRVMGNQIRKEFSNIRNRKFAVYRF; encoded by the exons atgtcGTGGATTTCGTTGGTGCTTA GTTTCCTTGGACTATGGAGTAACGTGCGCTGTGATGTCAACAAATACGAAAA TTACACACTCATACGTCTGTTCCCCGAGACTACGAGTCAATTGGAGAACATCACACGCTTTGAAGATGTTGATAATCAAGTAGAAATATTAAAGCAAAGCAGAGGAATTAATGACAGCTTAGATCTTATAGTCCCGCCAAATAAGCTCGACTACGTTCAAAGCTATGCCCAAAACACGAATTTGACTTATGAAATCAAACGAAGAAATTATGGAAG ATCTTTTGAGTCACCAGAACGAGTTCCAAGAAGGAGACTACTTCGTGGACTCAACGTTTTCGAATATAACTCGCATGCCGCT ATCCAAGACTATTTGGACACAGTGGCAAAAAGACACCCGGATCTCGTTCGTCTCCAAGTCCTGGGTACCAGCTACCAAGGCAGAGTGATGAGGCTCGTGAAAATATCCACCAATCCAAGTGCCGGAAAtcctattatatttattgatgCTG GTATTCACGCCAGAGAATGGGTTGCACCCGCTATGGCATTGTACGTCATTCATCGACTGATCAATGATCCTGAAGCAAAAAACGACTTGAATGGTGTTGATTGGTACATCCTGCCAGTTGTAAATCCTGATGGATATGAATACACAAGAAACAGTAGAAAC AATCGTTTGTGGCGTAAAACAAGATCGAAACATGCCAACTGCTATGGCGTGGACGGTAACCGCAACTACGGCTTCAAATGGGCGGTCAGTGGAGTCTCCTACAACCCGTGCAACAAGGAAACTTACGCCGGCCCCGAACCCTTCTCAGAGCCTGAAACGCAAATAGTCAGAAACATTATGATGGAGAACGCTAAACGGATGAAGCTCTACGTCTCCATTCACTCTTACGGTCAGTACCTGGTTTACCCCTGGGGTTATACAGGAGATTTTTTACCGAAAGAGTGGAAGAAGCTTGACAGCTTAGCCAGAGCCGTCTCAGACGCTATTCAGCGGGTCGGAGGGCAACCCTTCAAAGTAATGAGCGCTGGTAAATGGTACCCGGCTGCAGGAGGAAGCGACGACTTTGCATTTGGAGCTGTCGGAGTTCCTTACTCCTACACAATGGAATTGACCGACGGCTATGAATTCGTATACCCTGAACCGCTGCTGAGAAAGGTTCTGCCTCAATTTTATGAAGGTTTCAGAGTAATGGGAAATCAAATCAGGAAAGAGTTTAGTAACATCAGGAATAGAAGATTCGCGGTGTATCGTTTTTGA
- the LOC101744436 gene encoding carboxypeptidase B1 isoform X1, whose protein sequence is MLDQLLDGDEASCIEDASIGSSAVTVFLKALNNFCGEVINVTSDHTTFEVRNLYEVVINKEVEKAKEDLKPVIIIDAGQQGGKESVMLALYVIEQLVACNDNSEMIEKVKWVVLPSTNPDGMEFARYLMPYWKKNLKPLDDGPRLGVDISRNFDKEWNSCPEVENKFSQIYPGAAAASENETIFIQNALKKYQKNAKIYLSIRRDGHSIAYPYGYSKTAPSNEAKLKRVASEIATRVNQKTNGIYLFVNTSIYELEGKQYCGHSVDYANDLGIPLCFEMRVFLENNNKIISKFHKMPRGFEASLRNGYFSGIRELYNVIVNQKKYPKMFD, encoded by the exons ATGTTAGATCAATTATTGGACGGCGATGAAGCTTCGTGTATTGAAGATGCTTCGATAGGTTCTAGCgcg GTTACAGTATTTCTTAAAGCTCTCAACAATTTTTGCGGTGAAGTTATAAATGTAACTAGCGATCACACAACCTTTGAAGTTAGAAATTTATACGAG GTTGTAATAAACAAAGAAGTAGAAAAAGCAAAAGAAGATTTAAAGCCAGTCATAATCATAGATGCTGGCCAGCAGGGAGGCAAAGAATCTGTGATGTTGGCTTTGTATGTTATTGAACAGCTAGTCGCTTGTAATGATAACAGTGAAATGATCGAGAAAGTCAAATGGGTTGTACTTCCGAGTACCAACCCTGATGGAATGGAATTTGCGAGATAT TTGATGCCTTATTGGAAAAAGAATCTGAAGCCGTTAGACGACGGTCCTAGATTGGGCGTGGATATAAGCCGGAATTTCGATAAGGAATGGAATTCATGTCCCGAAGTGGAGAACAAATTTTCTCAAATATACCCCGGTGCAGCGGCAGCTTCCGAAAATGAAACGATATTCATACAAAATGCTCTGaagaaatatcaaaaaaatgcaaaaatatatttgtccaTAAGACGAGATGGCCATTCTATAGCATATCCCTATGGCTACTCAAAAACTGCACCATCAAACGAAGCTAAGCTTAAGCGAGTGGCGAGTGAAATCGCTACAAGAGTAAATCAAAAAACTAAtggaatatatttatttgtgaatACAAGTATTTATGAGCTTGAAGGAAAACAGTATTGTGGTCATAGTGTGGACTACGCAAACGACCTAGGAATACCCTTATGTTTCGAAATGCGTGTGTTTCTGgagaacaataacaaaattatttccAAGTTTCACAAAATGCCGCGGGGTTTTGAAGCTTCACTCCGAAATGGATATTTCAGTGGAATAAGGGAATTGTACAACGTCATtgtaaatcagaaaaaatatCCGAAAATGTTCGATTAA
- the LOC101744436 gene encoding carboxypeptidase B1 isoform X2: MLDQLLDGDEASCIEDASIGSSAVVINKEVEKAKEDLKPVIIIDAGQQGGKESVMLALYVIEQLVACNDNSEMIEKVKWVVLPSTNPDGMEFARYLMPYWKKNLKPLDDGPRLGVDISRNFDKEWNSCPEVENKFSQIYPGAAAASENETIFIQNALKKYQKNAKIYLSIRRDGHSIAYPYGYSKTAPSNEAKLKRVASEIATRVNQKTNGIYLFVNTSIYELEGKQYCGHSVDYANDLGIPLCFEMRVFLENNNKIISKFHKMPRGFEASLRNGYFSGIRELYNVIVNQKKYPKMFD; this comes from the exons ATGTTAGATCAATTATTGGACGGCGATGAAGCTTCGTGTATTGAAGATGCTTCGATAGGTTCTAGCgcg GTTGTAATAAACAAAGAAGTAGAAAAAGCAAAAGAAGATTTAAAGCCAGTCATAATCATAGATGCTGGCCAGCAGGGAGGCAAAGAATCTGTGATGTTGGCTTTGTATGTTATTGAACAGCTAGTCGCTTGTAATGATAACAGTGAAATGATCGAGAAAGTCAAATGGGTTGTACTTCCGAGTACCAACCCTGATGGAATGGAATTTGCGAGATAT TTGATGCCTTATTGGAAAAAGAATCTGAAGCCGTTAGACGACGGTCCTAGATTGGGCGTGGATATAAGCCGGAATTTCGATAAGGAATGGAATTCATGTCCCGAAGTGGAGAACAAATTTTCTCAAATATACCCCGGTGCAGCGGCAGCTTCCGAAAATGAAACGATATTCATACAAAATGCTCTGaagaaatatcaaaaaaatgcaaaaatatatttgtccaTAAGACGAGATGGCCATTCTATAGCATATCCCTATGGCTACTCAAAAACTGCACCATCAAACGAAGCTAAGCTTAAGCGAGTGGCGAGTGAAATCGCTACAAGAGTAAATCAAAAAACTAAtggaatatatttatttgtgaatACAAGTATTTATGAGCTTGAAGGAAAACAGTATTGTGGTCATAGTGTGGACTACGCAAACGACCTAGGAATACCCTTATGTTTCGAAATGCGTGTGTTTCTGgagaacaataacaaaattatttccAAGTTTCACAAAATGCCGCGGGGTTTTGAAGCTTCACTCCGAAATGGATATTTCAGTGGAATAAGGGAATTGTACAACGTCATtgtaaatcagaaaaaatatCCGAAAATGTTCGATTAA